The Pseudomonas eucalypticola genome has a window encoding:
- a CDS encoding OmpA/MotB family protein, translating to MSRPLEALGRLALESDEDSWMMTYLDMMTLLLVVTMAMLAITTRLHSTAPPSPPAPLPFMGQGLLPHGLALLGRPPVVKPVVATAAAAEPPPPAPPAPPAPPGPDEMAKNLGLDALGKDIEVDISQKTVSFRLSSELLFESGQADLSPAGITALKPLLPVLEKNSQPILVQGHTDAEKIQSTRFPSNWELSSARAASVVRYLQANGVDGQRLRAVGFGDTHPLAGNESAEGRAKNRRVEVVLEAVANPPPQ from the coding sequence ATGAGCCGGCCGCTGGAAGCGCTGGGGCGTCTGGCCCTGGAGAGCGACGAAGACAGCTGGATGATGACCTACCTGGACATGATGACGCTGCTGCTGGTGGTGACCATGGCGATGCTGGCCATCACCACCCGCCTGCACAGCACCGCGCCACCTTCGCCACCCGCGCCGTTGCCGTTCATGGGCCAGGGCCTGTTGCCCCACGGCCTTGCCCTGCTGGGCCGCCCGCCCGTGGTGAAACCGGTAGTGGCCACGGCCGCTGCCGCCGAGCCGCCCCCGCCAGCACCACCCGCACCCCCGGCCCCACCTGGCCCGGACGAGATGGCGAAAAACCTCGGCCTGGACGCCCTGGGCAAGGATATCGAGGTGGATATTTCGCAGAAGACCGTGAGTTTTCGCCTGAGCAGCGAACTGCTGTTCGAGTCGGGGCAGGCTGACTTGAGCCCGGCGGGCATCACTGCGCTGAAACCGTTGCTGCCGGTACTGGAAAAAAACAGCCAACCGATCCTGGTACAAGGCCATACCGATGCCGAAAAGATCCAGAGCACACGCTTTCCATCCAACTGGGAGCTGTCCAGCGCCCGCGCTGCCAGCGTGGTGCGCTATCTGCAGGCCAATGGTGTCGACGGTCAGCGCTTGCGTGCCGTGGGGTTCGGCGATACCCACCCCCTGGCGGGCAACGAGTCGGCCGAAGGCCGGGCGAAAAACCGTCGGGTGGAAGTGGTGCTGGAGGCGGTTGCCAACCCGCCACCTCAGTGA
- the cadR gene encoding Cd(II)/Pb(II)-responsive transcriptional regulator, protein MKIGELAKATDCQVETIRYYEREQLLPPPARTDGNYRLYTQAHAERLTFIRNCRTLDMTLDEIRSLLTLRDSPQAQCESVNALVDEHIHHVRARIEGLQALQSQLLELRQRCGTAGSSDQCGILQRLEVNGAVTAPEAEHSHVGRSHGH, encoded by the coding sequence ATGAAAATCGGCGAATTGGCCAAGGCCACCGACTGCCAGGTCGAGACCATCCGCTACTACGAGCGCGAGCAACTATTGCCGCCCCCGGCTCGAACCGATGGCAACTATCGGCTGTATACCCAAGCCCATGCAGAGCGCCTGACCTTCATCCGCAACTGCCGTACCCTGGACATGACCCTCGACGAAATCCGCAGCCTGCTGACCCTGCGCGACAGCCCCCAGGCCCAGTGCGAAAGCGTCAATGCCCTGGTTGACGAGCATATCCACCATGTGCGCGCACGTATCGAGGGCCTGCAGGCGCTGCAGTCACAGCTGCTGGAGTTGCGCCAGCGTTGTGGCACGGCGGGCAGCAGCGACCAGTGCGGCATCCTGCAGCGCCTGGAAGTCAACGGCGCGGTCACGGCCCCGGAGGCCGAGCACTCCCACGTGGGCCGCAGCCACGGTCACTGA
- a CDS encoding tetratricopeptide repeat protein — protein sequence MSRTARKTWSNKNEDAANAYINSGRQLLRQQRTDEAIASFRQALPLAPRNARLHADLGLLLAKQKKTAEALTLLDRALELDPDQVQVLVKLAEIHNQQDDSTRADALVQRALQLAPRSTSAHLVLGVVRHHQVRLPEALACYRQALTLRLEKPISVTPRAPRDDFNKPQVEQLLWDTLAALCQAGVHAFAAYGTLLGLTREGGLLPFDKDIDFGLPHCEMERATHCLIRRGWVEPTGAHRLTNPKAFYHPAHKISLDLSGFVVDREGNTCTGFWIKDGLHEWHRQTRYPTLHLIKGHTPDNRPIWQLEQADTWLTAVYGDWRTPDAFFDTVIAAKNLQGFSLLTECYAVSRIYSHIESGHLHKARALADHALAHRPEDELLLAARAALGTVLAP from the coding sequence ATGTCTCGCACCGCCAGAAAAACCTGGAGCAACAAGAACGAGGACGCGGCCAACGCCTACATCAACAGCGGCCGCCAGCTGCTTAGGCAACAGCGTACCGACGAAGCCATCGCCAGTTTTCGCCAGGCGCTGCCCTTGGCGCCGCGCAATGCCCGGCTGCACGCGGACCTGGGGCTGCTGCTGGCCAAACAGAAAAAAACCGCGGAGGCGCTGACACTGCTGGATCGCGCCCTGGAACTGGACCCCGACCAGGTTCAGGTACTGGTCAAGCTGGCCGAAATTCATAACCAACAGGATGACAGCACCCGCGCCGACGCACTGGTGCAGCGCGCGCTGCAATTGGCGCCGCGCAGCACATCGGCGCACTTGGTGCTGGGGGTTGTTCGCCACCATCAGGTGCGCCTGCCAGAGGCCTTGGCCTGCTACCGCCAGGCGTTGACCCTGCGCCTGGAAAAACCCATCAGTGTCACCCCCAGGGCGCCTCGCGATGACTTCAACAAACCGCAGGTTGAACAGCTGTTGTGGGATACCCTGGCCGCGCTCTGCCAGGCAGGCGTTCATGCCTTCGCCGCCTATGGCACGCTACTGGGCCTGACCCGCGAGGGCGGCCTGCTACCGTTCGACAAGGATATCGACTTCGGCCTGCCCCACTGTGAAATGGAGCGCGCGACCCATTGCCTGATTCGCCGCGGCTGGGTCGAACCAACCGGCGCGCACCGGCTTACCAACCCCAAGGCCTTCTACCACCCGGCGCACAAGATCTCCCTCGACCTGTCCGGCTTCGTGGTGGACCGCGAGGGCAATACTTGCACGGGGTTCTGGATCAAGGACGGCCTTCACGAATGGCACCGCCAGACCCGCTACCCAACCTTGCACCTGATCAAGGGACATACCCCCGACAACCGGCCGATATGGCAGCTGGAACAGGCCGACACTTGGCTGACCGCCGTGTACGGCGACTGGCGCACCCCGGACGCGTTCTTCGACACTGTGATCGCGGCAAAGAACCTGCAGGGTTTTTCGCTGCTGACCGAGTGCTACGCCGTCTCGCGGATTTATTCGCACATCGAGAGCGGACATCTGCACAAGGCCCGCGCCCTGGCCGACCACGCGCTGGCCCATCGCCCGGAGGATGAACTGCTGTTGGCCGCCCGGGCAGCCCTAGGCACGGTGCTGGCGCCATGA
- a CDS encoding FliC/FljB family flagellin: protein MSVINTNITSMIAQKNLSSSESSLSTSIERLSSGLKINSASDDAAGEAIANRMSSQITGLDQASSNASDGISLAQTTEGALDEVNDNLQRIRELSVQAANGTNSQSDLQSIQDEITQRLDEIDRISSQTAFNGVSVLDSDQTITIQVGANDGETIDIKLSEINSSTLGLSGFNVNGYDGSVSAASVEDEGGASMTLSSTNVTITDKSGSSISYGSGSTGGTLVQDEDGDYFLQVGSGSTATYYAADVTVTGSGSTATVSVSVDTENEVTQKSTNTLTTLDSALNTVDSMRSDLGAVQNRFDSAISNISTTETNLTSARSGIEDVDYATEVSAMTSAQILQQAGTSVLAQANSTPQQMLSLLQ from the coding sequence ATGTCCGTCATTAATACCAACATCACGTCCATGATCGCTCAGAAGAACCTGAGCTCGTCGGAAAGCTCCCTGAGCACCTCCATCGAGCGTCTGTCTTCGGGCCTGAAAATCAACAGCGCGTCCGACGACGCCGCCGGCGAAGCCATCGCCAACCGCATGAGCTCGCAGATCACCGGCCTGGACCAGGCCAGCAGCAACGCCAGCGACGGTATCTCCCTGGCGCAGACCACTGAAGGCGCGCTGGACGAAGTGAACGACAACTTGCAGCGTATCCGTGAGCTGTCGGTACAGGCCGCCAACGGCACCAACTCCCAGTCCGACCTGCAGTCCATCCAGGATGAAATCACCCAGCGCCTGGATGAAATCGACCGTATCTCCTCGCAAACCGCGTTCAACGGCGTCAGCGTTCTGGACTCTGACCAGACCATCACCATCCAGGTAGGCGCCAACGATGGCGAGACCATCGACATCAAGCTGAGCGAAATCAACAGCTCGACCCTGGGCCTGAGCGGCTTCAACGTCAACGGCTACGACGGTTCGGTGAGCGCGGCTTCGGTGGAAGACGAAGGCGGTGCATCCATGACTCTGTCCAGCACCAACGTCACCATCACCGACAAGTCGGGCAGCTCCATCAGCTACGGCAGCGGCAGCACTGGCGGCACCCTGGTGCAGGACGAAGATGGCGATTACTTCCTGCAGGTGGGCAGCGGTTCTACCGCCACCTACTACGCCGCCGACGTGACCGTGACCGGCAGCGGCTCCACCGCCACCGTATCGGTAAGCGTGGACACCGAAAACGAAGTGACCCAGAAGTCCACCAACACCCTGACCACCCTGGACTCGGCCCTGAATACCGTGGACTCCATGCGTTCGGACCTCGGTGCGGTGCAGAACCGGTTCGATTCGGCCATTTCCAACATTTCCACCACCGAAACCAACCTGACCTCGGCGCGCTCGGGTATCGAAGACGTGGACTACGCCACTGAAGTATCGGCCATGACCAGCGCCCAGATCCTGCAACAGGCAGGTACCTCGGTACTGGCGCAAGCCAACTCCACCCCACAGCAGATGCTGTCGCTGCTGCAGTAA
- the flhF gene encoding flagellar biosynthesis protein FlhF, translated as MGVQRFVGANSREAMHQVRLVLGEDALILSSRSVEEGVEIMAVADDTQPAPLSPRRAAAAYAHMSASGSAGTRKPAGEPAATLDTPGVQPREAVGAGLPVSFPATPMPAGDFAALSQLLRGEMEQMRQLLMQQQPSAPADDSRQALLRDLLGSGFSHCLSQELLDAAPALPGVDGPGRASWLAERLGARLSVLPDDGPLLEAGGIIALVGPTGVGKTTTTAKLAARFVMRHGADGLALVTTDSFRIGAHEQLRIYAELLGGEVHALGAEDNIEQLLASLSGKRLVIIDTVGMSQRDQRLLAQIKRLANGDSLVRLMLVLNAASHGDTLDEVVDTYRRAALNAGTTLRDCIISKCDEAPRLGPVLDVLIRHDLRLNYLSTGQQVPEDLHLADRPALMNQALTRERPSLYGAGPTALHGKGQQLDTLARNVLGHGRLLATLRASLHRQVDDFALLEQAWHMADLPASQQSQALARLLADTPVPNAANRQILWGAERPVVGATWKMPVLSFTAEGNLQIRPWLAHQLPIGTQPRLEWSSATLGGSRHLWAGSPSRELMQRLLEAGPTWLANAQRGQRVMQGGQSWTLAQLAERSASHGYRALRQRGRWVKLELGYLVVSLPTEPQRPVRAWFGTLRHCDSDQILGQRYWLADGNGNLAEQADSLSRVQVCESLPALTLRAWNILGERHGPLNADLRLFLATALAACACHLDQVEAEWGQAVRQQLLELSGKRRACSPLVLLESLLHLLTTRTAMARLAHE; from the coding sequence ATGGGCGTGCAACGATTTGTCGGGGCCAATAGCCGCGAAGCCATGCACCAGGTGCGCCTGGTACTCGGGGAAGATGCCTTGATCCTCTCCAGCCGCAGCGTGGAGGAGGGTGTCGAGATCATGGCAGTGGCTGATGACACCCAGCCTGCTCCCCTCAGCCCGCGCCGCGCGGCCGCCGCCTATGCACACATGAGCGCCAGCGGCTCGGCTGGCACTCGAAAGCCCGCTGGCGAACCAGCTGCCACCCTGGATACCCCAGGCGTTCAGCCCCGGGAGGCCGTAGGTGCCGGGTTGCCCGTGAGCTTCCCAGCGACACCCATGCCTGCTGGCGACTTTGCCGCCCTGAGCCAACTGCTGCGCGGCGAAATGGAACAGATGCGCCAGCTGCTCATGCAGCAACAGCCTTCGGCCCCGGCTGACGACAGCCGCCAGGCACTGTTGCGCGACCTGCTGGGCAGCGGGTTCAGCCACTGTCTCAGCCAGGAATTGCTCGACGCTGCCCCGGCGTTGCCTGGGGTTGATGGCCCCGGCCGGGCCAGTTGGCTGGCCGAGCGCCTGGGGGCGCGCCTGTCGGTGTTGCCCGACGACGGCCCGCTGCTGGAAGCGGGCGGCATCATCGCGCTTGTCGGACCCACCGGGGTAGGCAAGACCACGACCACCGCCAAACTCGCCGCGCGTTTCGTCATGCGCCACGGTGCAGACGGCCTGGCCCTGGTGACCACCGACAGCTTCCGGATCGGCGCTCACGAACAACTGCGTATCTACGCCGAATTGCTGGGCGGCGAAGTGCATGCGCTGGGCGCCGAAGACAATATCGAGCAGTTGCTGGCCAGCCTGTCCGGCAAGCGCCTGGTGATTATCGACACCGTAGGCATGAGCCAGCGCGACCAGCGCCTGCTGGCGCAGATCAAACGGCTGGCCAATGGTGACAGTCTGGTGCGGCTGATGCTGGTACTCAATGCCGCCAGCCACGGTGACACCCTGGATGAAGTGGTGGACACCTATCGCCGCGCCGCCCTGAACGCCGGCACGACGTTGCGCGATTGCATTATCAGCAAATGCGACGAAGCCCCACGCCTGGGGCCGGTGCTGGACGTACTGATACGCCATGACCTGCGGCTCAATTACCTGTCCACTGGGCAGCAGGTGCCGGAAGACTTGCACCTGGCCGACAGGCCCGCGCTGATGAACCAGGCGCTGACCCGCGAGCGCCCGTCTCTCTACGGCGCGGGCCCGACGGCGCTCCATGGCAAGGGGCAGCAACTCGATACCCTGGCTCGCAACGTGCTGGGCCATGGCCGGCTGCTGGCTACCCTGCGCGCCAGCTTGCACCGCCAGGTCGATGACTTCGCGCTGCTGGAGCAGGCTTGGCACATGGCTGATCTGCCCGCCTCCCAGCAGAGTCAGGCGCTTGCCCGGCTGCTGGCGGACACGCCGGTGCCCAACGCGGCAAACCGACAGATTCTGTGGGGCGCGGAGCGACCCGTCGTCGGCGCGACCTGGAAAATGCCGGTGCTGAGCTTTACCGCCGAAGGGAATCTGCAGATACGCCCGTGGCTGGCCCATCAACTGCCTATCGGCACTCAGCCGCGACTGGAGTGGAGCTCGGCAACCCTGGGCGGCAGCCGCCACCTGTGGGCGGGCAGCCCCAGCCGCGAACTGATGCAGCGTTTGCTGGAGGCCGGCCCCACCTGGTTGGCCAATGCGCAGCGGGGGCAGCGGGTGATGCAGGGCGGTCAGTCCTGGACCCTGGCGCAGTTGGCGGAGCGCAGCGCTAGCCACGGTTACCGTGCTCTGCGCCAGCGGGGGCGGTGGGTGAAGCTGGAGCTCGGCTACCTGGTCGTCAGCTTGCCCACCGAGCCGCAGCGACCCGTACGTGCCTGGTTCGGCACCCTGCGACATTGCGACAGTGACCAGATACTGGGCCAGCGTTACTGGCTCGCCGACGGCAACGGCAACCTCGCTGAACAGGCCGACAGCCTGAGCCGCGTGCAGGTGTGCGAGTCGCTGCCGGCACTGACGCTGCGGGCCTGGAACATCCTGGGTGAGCGGCATGGCCCGTTGAACGCCGACCTGCGTCTGTTCCTGGCCACTGCCCTGGCGGCGTGCGCCTGCCACCTGGACCAGGTCGAAGCCGAGTGGGGCCAGGCTGTGCGTCAACAACTGCTGGAGTTGTCTGGCAAGCGTCGCGCGTGTAGCCCGCTGGTGTTGCTGGAAAGCCTGCTGCACCTGCTCACCACCCGCACGGCCATGGCCCGCCTGGCACATGAGTGA
- a CDS encoding adenylyltransferase/cytidyltransferase family protein, protein MSRIVLTYGTFDLFHVGHLNLLRNLRALGDRLIVGVSTDEFNLKKGKQTVIPFADRLDIVQSLKCVDMTLAETGWAQKADDIRRLGVAVFGMGDDWRGHFDTLRPLCEVVYLPRTPGISSSALKHCLARPAPAA, encoded by the coding sequence ATGAGCCGTATCGTTCTCACCTACGGAACCTTCGACCTGTTCCACGTGGGTCACCTCAACCTGCTGCGCAACTTGCGGGCACTGGGCGACCGGCTGATCGTCGGGGTATCCACCGATGAGTTCAACCTGAAAAAGGGCAAGCAGACGGTGATTCCCTTCGCCGACCGCCTGGACATCGTGCAATCGCTCAAGTGTGTGGACATGACCCTGGCCGAAACCGGCTGGGCGCAGAAGGCCGATGACATCCGCCGCCTGGGCGTCGCGGTGTTCGGCATGGGGGATGACTGGCGGGGCCACTTCGACACCCTCAGACCGCTGTGCGAAGTGGTGTACCTGCCGCGCACGCCGGGCATTTCCAGTTCAGCGCTCAAGCACTGCCTGGCACGGCCGGCGCCTGCGGCCTAA
- a CDS encoding heavy metal translocating P-type ATPase yields MSQPTHDHKHDHDHHHDHASVRSPAHGSCCAGAAPATVRLGGKASIDARLSRFRIEQMDCPTEQTLIQNRLGKLAGVEELEFNLINRVLGVRHALVDDQAIVAAIAELGMQAEPLDGAGPGAASVTVHKPWWPLALSSVAAVAAEAAHFSGLVPQWGIAGLALLAIVSGGLGTYKKGWIALKNRNLNINALMSIAVTGALLIGQWPEAAMVMFLFTVAELIEARSLSRARNAIGSLLQLTPERATVRQVDGQWAELPAKDIALHAVVRVRPGERIALDGEVVAGQSSVDQAAITGESLPVEKAVGDKVFAGTINQAGALEYRVTALASDSTLARIIHAVEQAQGARAPTQRFVDSFSRYYTPAVFALALAVALLPPLFMGGGWFDWVYRALVLLVVACPCALVISTPVTIVSGLASAARKGILVKGGVHLEGGHRLDYLALDKTGTLTHGKPVQTDFVPLDPAFVTRAEQIAASLAARSDHPVSQAIARPALEAGEALLDVLDLQALAGRGVRGCIEGQVYHLGNHRLVEELGLCSPKLEAQLDTLERQGKSVVVLLDASGPLAFFAVADTLRDTSREAIAQLHALGIKTVMLTGDNPHTAQAIAAQVGIDEARGNLLPADKLQVIEALYAQGHRVGMVGDGINDAPALARAELGFAMAAAGSDTAIETADVALMDDDLRKIPAFVRLSRQTRAILMQNIVLALVIKAVFLAMTFAGLATMWMAVFADMGVSLLVVFNGLRLLRK; encoded by the coding sequence ATGAGCCAGCCCACGCACGACCACAAGCACGACCACGATCATCACCACGACCATGCTTCGGTACGCAGCCCTGCCCACGGCAGCTGCTGCGCCGGTGCGGCGCCGGCCACCGTACGGCTGGGCGGCAAGGCCAGTATCGACGCGCGGCTCAGCCGTTTTCGTATCGAGCAGATGGACTGCCCCACCGAGCAGACATTGATCCAGAACCGCCTGGGCAAATTGGCCGGGGTCGAGGAACTGGAGTTCAACCTGATCAACCGGGTGTTGGGCGTGCGCCATGCCTTGGTCGACGACCAGGCGATCGTCGCGGCTATCGCAGAGCTGGGCATGCAGGCCGAGCCGCTGGACGGCGCGGGGCCCGGTGCTGCCAGCGTAACCGTGCACAAGCCCTGGTGGCCGCTGGCGCTTTCCAGCGTGGCAGCGGTGGCGGCCGAGGCTGCCCATTTCAGCGGCCTGGTGCCGCAGTGGGGCATTGCCGGCCTGGCATTGCTGGCCATCGTCAGCGGTGGCCTGGGTACCTACAAGAAGGGTTGGATTGCCCTGAAGAACCGCAACCTGAACATCAATGCGCTGATGAGCATCGCCGTGACGGGCGCCTTGTTGATCGGCCAGTGGCCGGAGGCGGCCATGGTCATGTTCCTGTTCACGGTGGCCGAACTGATCGAAGCCCGCTCCCTGAGCCGCGCGCGCAACGCCATCGGCAGCTTGCTGCAATTGACCCCCGAGCGCGCCACGGTGCGGCAGGTAGACGGCCAATGGGCCGAACTGCCCGCCAAGGACATCGCGCTGCACGCCGTGGTGCGGGTGCGGCCCGGCGAGCGTATCGCTCTGGATGGGGAAGTGGTGGCGGGGCAATCCAGCGTCGATCAGGCAGCCATCACCGGCGAAAGCCTGCCGGTGGAGAAAGCCGTAGGCGACAAGGTATTCGCCGGTACCATCAACCAGGCGGGCGCCCTGGAATACCGGGTGACTGCGCTCGCCAGCGATTCGACCCTCGCGCGCATCATCCACGCCGTGGAACAGGCCCAGGGTGCCCGGGCACCGACCCAGCGCTTCGTGGACAGCTTTTCTCGCTACTACACCCCGGCGGTGTTCGCCCTGGCGCTGGCCGTGGCGCTGCTGCCGCCCTTGTTCATGGGCGGCGGTTGGTTCGACTGGGTTTACCGGGCGCTGGTGCTGCTGGTGGTCGCGTGCCCCTGTGCGCTGGTGATCTCGACCCCGGTGACCATCGTCAGCGGCCTGGCCTCGGCGGCGCGCAAAGGCATCCTGGTCAAGGGCGGCGTGCACCTGGAGGGCGGCCACCGCCTGGATTACCTGGCGCTGGACAAGACCGGCACCCTGACCCACGGCAAGCCGGTGCAGACTGATTTCGTGCCCCTGGACCCAGCCTTCGTCACGCGTGCCGAGCAGATCGCCGCCAGCCTGGCCGCGCGTTCCGACCACCCGGTGTCCCAGGCCATTGCCCGGCCGGCGCTGGAGGCAGGCGAGGCGCTGCTGGACGTGCTGGACTTGCAGGCCCTGGCCGGCCGCGGTGTGCGCGGCTGCATCGAAGGCCAGGTCTACCACCTGGGCAACCATCGCCTGGTGGAAGAGCTGGGCCTGTGCTCGCCGAAGCTGGAAGCGCAGCTCGACACCCTTGAGCGCCAGGGCAAGAGCGTGGTGGTGTTGCTTGACGCCAGCGGCCCGCTGGCCTTCTTCGCCGTGGCCGACACCTTGCGCGACACCAGCCGCGAAGCCATCGCCCAGTTGCATGCGCTGGGCATCAAGACCGTGATGCTGACCGGCGACAACCCGCACACGGCCCAGGCCATCGCTGCGCAGGTGGGCATCGACGAGGCCCGTGGCAATCTGTTGCCTGCCGACAAGTTGCAGGTCATCGAAGCGCTGTATGCCCAGGGCCACCGGGTGGGCATGGTGGGCGACGGGATCAACGATGCTCCGGCGCTGGCCCGTGCCGAATTGGGCTTCGCCATGGCCGCGGCGGGGAGCGACACGGCGATCGAGACCGCCGACGTGGCGCTGATGGACGACGACTTGCGAAAAATACCGGCCTTCGTCAGGCTCTCGCGCCAGACCCGCGCGATACTGATGCAGAACATCGTGCTCGCCCTGGTGATCAAGGCCGTGTTCCTGGCCATGACCTTCGCGGGCCTGGCGACGATGTGGATGGCGGTGTTCGCCGATATGGGCGTCAGTCTGCTGGTGGTTTTCAACGGTTTGAGGCTGTTACGCAAGTAA
- a CDS encoding RNA polymerase sigma factor FliA, whose amino-acid sequence MYTAQGKLKSSELLEQYLPLVRRHALELKTRVPANVDLDDLIQAGSIGLLDALARYDTAQGATFGTFASQRIRGAMIDELRSRDWAPRSVRRNARALKGVIRRLEQALGRPPEEREIAQAMDLPLEQYRQLLLDINGCQLMPIEEIAEDDASGVSSGYGASPFVELLQERNRERFVKALDALPERERLLLALYYQEKLNFKEIGAVIGVSESRVCQLHSQAVSRLRDALAD is encoded by the coding sequence ATGTACACAGCTCAGGGAAAACTAAAATCAAGCGAGTTGCTGGAACAGTACCTGCCACTGGTACGCCGACACGCGCTTGAGTTGAAAACCAGGGTGCCGGCCAATGTCGATCTCGATGACCTGATACAGGCCGGCAGCATCGGCCTGCTCGATGCGTTGGCGCGTTACGACACTGCCCAGGGTGCGACCTTTGGCACCTTCGCTTCGCAGCGCATCCGCGGGGCCATGATCGACGAGCTGCGCAGCCGCGACTGGGCCCCCCGCAGCGTGCGCCGCAACGCCCGCGCGCTGAAGGGCGTGATAAGGCGCCTGGAACAGGCACTGGGCCGCCCGCCGGAAGAGCGGGAGATCGCCCAGGCCATGGACTTGCCCCTGGAGCAGTATCGGCAATTGCTGCTGGACATCAACGGCTGCCAATTGATGCCCATCGAGGAAATCGCCGAGGATGATGCCAGCGGGGTCAGCAGCGGCTACGGGGCCTCGCCTTTTGTCGAATTGCTGCAGGAGCGCAACCGCGAGCGGTTCGTCAAGGCCCTTGATGCATTGCCCGAGCGGGAACGCTTGCTCCTTGCGCTGTATTACCAGGAAAAGCTCAACTTCAAGGAAATTGGCGCCGTGATCGGGGTCAGTGAGTCGCGGGTGTGCCAGTTGCACAGCCAGGCTGTCTCGCGCCTGCGCGACGCCCTGGCCGATTAG
- a CDS encoding motility protein A, which yields MNPSTLIGLLSGLVLLALLLLFSAQHPLMFIDLPSLGIVLIGTFAATCLSYPLSEVRRVLGLFATVMRKEPAHAHDDIEQVVTMARLWLDDDLRAVEKALENTRNPFLRSGVQLVIDKTAEAEIIELLQWRIVRMRAKERAEAQLFRVMASYAPAFGMLGTLVGLVNLMFVLGDGDMVTIGHQMSVGLMTTLYGVLLANLVLKPVAVKLERRTEQRVLQMNMLIQGISMMCNKRSPGLIRETLSTFVAQHADEIREPLRITPRLGESVGP from the coding sequence ATGAATCCCTCGACCCTGATCGGCCTGCTCTCTGGCCTGGTCCTGCTGGCCTTGCTGCTGTTGTTCTCGGCGCAGCACCCCCTGATGTTCATCGATTTGCCCAGCCTCGGCATCGTGCTGATCGGCACCTTCGCCGCCACTTGCCTCAGCTACCCGCTCAGCGAAGTGCGACGGGTGCTGGGGTTGTTCGCCACGGTAATGCGCAAGGAGCCGGCACACGCCCACGACGACATCGAGCAGGTTGTGACCATGGCCCGGCTATGGCTGGATGACGATCTGCGCGCCGTGGAGAAAGCCCTGGAAAATACTCGCAACCCCTTCCTGCGCTCGGGTGTGCAATTGGTGATCGACAAGACCGCCGAGGCCGAGATCATCGAACTGCTGCAATGGCGCATCGTGCGCATGCGCGCCAAGGAGCGCGCCGAGGCGCAGTTGTTCCGGGTCATGGCCAGCTATGCGCCGGCGTTTGGCATGCTCGGCACGCTGGTGGGCCTGGTGAACCTGATGTTCGTACTGGGCGACGGCGACATGGTCACCATCGGCCACCAGATGTCGGTGGGCCTGATGACCACGCTGTACGGTGTGCTGCTGGCCAACCTGGTACTCAAACCGGTGGCGGTAAAGCTGGAGCGCCGGACCGAGCAGCGGGTGCTGCAGATGAACATGCTGATCCAGGGCATATCAATGATGTGCAACAAGCGCAGCCCAGGACTCATCCGTGAAACCTTGAGCACGTTCGTCGCCCAACACGCCGATGAGATCCGCGAGCCACTGCGCATCACCCCACGCCTGGGCGAGAGCGTCGGGCCATGA